In Desulfosediminicola ganghwensis, a single window of DNA contains:
- a CDS encoding DNA-binding protein: MKLKNRFLGILVIAITLMATVASGQIIKTNEANAYIGQKTTVCGFVASSKYSDKSTGRPTFLNFDNTFPRHDFTIVIWGNNRQYFGRPEKQYKGKDLCVTGQIESFKGKAQIVAERPSEIAVIN, from the coding sequence ATGAAATTAAAAAATCGCTTTCTAGGCATACTTGTCATTGCTATCACACTCATGGCGACAGTAGCTAGTGGTCAGATAATAAAAACAAACGAAGCAAATGCTTACATCGGGCAGAAAACCACTGTATGTGGTTTCGTTGCCTCAAGCAAATATTCTGATAAGTCTACAGGGAGACCAACTTTTCTTAACTTTGATAATACATTTCCTAGACATGATTTTACGATCGTAATCTGGGGCAATAATCGCCAATACTTCGGAAGGCCAGAAAAACAATACAAAGGTAAAGATTTATGTGTTACCGGTCAGATAGAGAGCTTTAAAGGAAAAGCTCAAATCGTAGCTGAAAGACCTTCAGAAATTGCAGTAATTAATTGA
- a CDS encoding thermonuclease family protein, producing MIRSFIDILIPTLLISSPTFALALTGKVVSVTDCDTITIIDRSNRQHKIRLYGID from the coding sequence GTGATCCGTTCGTTCATAGATATTCTCATACCAACCTTACTCATTTCTTCACCTACCTTTGCCCTGGCACTTACCGGCAAAGTGGTCAGTGTTACCGACTGTGACACTATCACAATTATTGACCGCTCAAACAGGCAGCACAAAATTCGTCTGTACGGCATAGATTAA
- a CDS encoding thermonuclease family protein: MNVNESLISCGYDWQYRKYCKASFCDDWLELDEQAKSLKIGLWRDSNPIPPWQWRKEVLSNSYNK; this comes from the coding sequence ATGAACGTGAACGAGAGCCTCATAAGTTGCGGTTACGATTGGCAATACAGGAAGTACTGTAAAGCGTCATTTTGTGATGACTGGTTAGAACTTGATGAACAAGCCAAATCATTAAAAATCGGCCTTTGGCGCGATTCTAACCCTATCCCGCCATGGCAGTGGCGCAAGGAGGTTCTGTCTAATAGTTACAACAAGTAA
- a CDS encoding nucleotide pyrophosphohydrolase, which translates to MADSIEELTRRVKEFCETRDWDQFHGPKDLAIGVITEASELLEHFRFLSEEDSRSILQDPTRKLEIEDEVADVLFFLLRFSQMYDIDLTKALIRKLKKIEQKYPVEKARGKNLKYTDL; encoded by the coding sequence TTGGCAGATTCAATAGAAGAACTAACTCGACGTGTCAAAGAGTTTTGTGAAACAAGAGATTGGGATCAATTCCATGGTCCTAAGGACCTTGCGATTGGAGTAATAACTGAAGCTTCTGAATTATTGGAACATTTTCGCTTTCTCTCTGAGGAGGATTCTCGTTCAATTTTACAGGACCCTACCCGTAAACTTGAAATTGAGGATGAAGTTGCCGATGTTTTATTCTTTTTACTTAGGTTTAGCCAGATGTATGATATTGACCTTACTAAAGCACTAATACGTAAGCTAAAGAAAATAGAGCAAAAATACCCGGTAGAAAAAGCTCGTGGGAAGAATTTAAAATATACAGATCTTTAG
- a CDS encoding DUF2075 domain-containing protein — MIVYSATKSQFKDDVMTNDIGNIIFEAFKTATKKSTSKSEVDSWLNSLQYMDRILNDNDIPGDAGVSIEYHLPQTSKRIDFILTGIDPHERDSVILIELKQWQKAELTESDAVIKTRFRHGVKETLHPSYQAWSYKSLLEHFNATVQEEHIQLFPCAYLHNYESDTVITNPFYADHIAKAPLFLKRDAKKLQAFIKSHVKYGDKNNIMYRIDNGKIKPSKNLADQLSSMLKGNEEFVLIDDQKLVYETSIQLAKTASSRKKQVLIVEGGPGTGKSVVAINLLVRLTNEQLITRYVTRNSAPRLVYEAKLTGALKKSHISNMFSSSGSYHSVKNNVFDCLIVDEAHRLNEKSGLYSNLGEHQVKEIINASKLSIFFIDEDQKVTLKDIGSKDEIRRWAKHHNASVSKLNLESQFRCNGSDGYLAWLDNTLQIRPTANTVLDTNDFDFRIIDNPAELHELITEKNKINNKARVVAGYCWKWISKKHPHMKDIIIGDYKATWNLESDGQAWIIQRDSVSEVGCIHTSQGLEVDYIGVIVGPDLTVREGKVLTHPAERAGTDRSVHTWKKLMKQEPESTQKRLDALIKNTYRTLMTRGQKGCYVYFVDEEAREHFKAGITDSNSTSTYPWALMAE, encoded by the coding sequence GTGATCGTCTACTCAGCAACAAAGTCTCAATTTAAAGATGATGTCATGACTAATGACATCGGCAACATCATTTTTGAAGCATTCAAAACAGCTACCAAGAAAAGTACCAGCAAATCAGAAGTAGACTCATGGCTTAACTCTCTCCAATACATGGATAGGATTCTCAATGACAATGATATTCCTGGTGATGCCGGTGTGTCGATAGAGTACCACCTCCCACAGACCTCAAAACGAATTGATTTCATCCTAACTGGTATAGACCCTCATGAGAGGGATTCTGTCATCCTCATCGAGTTAAAACAGTGGCAAAAAGCTGAGCTGACAGAAAGCGATGCTGTCATCAAAACACGATTTCGTCACGGAGTTAAAGAGACCTTACACCCTTCTTACCAAGCCTGGTCCTACAAAAGTCTACTGGAGCACTTCAACGCTACTGTTCAAGAAGAGCATATCCAGCTTTTTCCATGTGCATACCTGCACAATTACGAGAGCGATACCGTAATAACCAATCCTTTCTATGCTGATCACATAGCAAAGGCCCCGCTCTTCCTTAAAAGAGATGCTAAAAAGCTTCAGGCATTTATAAAATCCCATGTCAAATACGGTGACAAGAACAACATTATGTACCGTATCGATAATGGGAAAATAAAACCATCAAAGAACCTTGCTGATCAGTTATCCTCAATGCTGAAAGGCAATGAAGAGTTCGTTCTCATCGATGATCAAAAGCTTGTCTATGAGACATCAATTCAACTGGCCAAAACTGCGTCCTCCCGGAAAAAGCAGGTATTAATTGTTGAAGGTGGCCCTGGTACAGGAAAGTCAGTGGTTGCTATCAATCTTCTTGTCCGCCTAACCAATGAACAGCTTATTACCCGCTATGTTACTCGTAATTCTGCTCCACGATTGGTCTACGAGGCAAAGCTCACAGGTGCACTGAAAAAATCTCATATATCCAATATGTTTTCAAGCTCCGGCTCCTATCATTCTGTCAAAAATAATGTGTTTGACTGCCTCATCGTTGATGAAGCCCATAGACTCAATGAAAAATCAGGGCTGTATAGCAATCTCGGTGAACACCAAGTCAAAGAGATTATAAACGCCAGCAAGTTAAGTATCTTTTTTATTGATGAAGATCAAAAGGTAACGCTGAAAGATATCGGCAGTAAAGATGAAATAAGACGCTGGGCAAAGCATCACAATGCCTCTGTATCAAAGCTTAATCTAGAATCACAATTTCGCTGCAACGGTTCTGATGGATACCTAGCCTGGCTGGATAACACACTGCAAATCAGACCGACAGCTAACACTGTTCTCGATACCAATGATTTTGATTTCCGAATTATAGACAATCCCGCTGAGTTACATGAGCTGATCACCGAGAAGAACAAAATTAACAATAAGGCACGAGTCGTAGCCGGTTACTGCTGGAAATGGATCAGCAAAAAGCATCCACACATGAAAGATATTATTATCGGGGACTACAAGGCGACCTGGAATCTGGAGTCAGACGGTCAAGCCTGGATCATACAGCGAGACTCTGTAAGTGAGGTAGGGTGTATCCACACCTCACAAGGTCTGGAGGTGGATTACATAGGCGTAATTGTCGGCCCTGATCTCACAGTAAGAGAGGGCAAAGTGCTAACTCATCCTGCTGAACGTGCCGGTACAGATAGATCTGTTCATACTTGGAAGAAGTTGATGAAACAGGAACCAGAATCCACACAAAAACGTCTTGATGCTCTTATAAAGAATACCTATCGCACACTGATGACTAGGGGCCAGAAGGGCTGTTATGTGTATTTTGTTGATGAGGAGGCAAGAGAACATTTCAAAGCCGGCATAACAGACTCCAACTCTACTTCAACTTACCCATGGGCACTGATGGCGGAGTAG
- a CDS encoding HNH endonuclease signature motif containing protein, producing the protein MNLNYPHHSKFLKSCEAVIKNEKESLSEGQLISIYLPKGGYPRKAEIIISPTDTKFFSTDWISSHPSRFSSRIRAAALALHNQGCFGRFQVSHYDGLLRIKSLNVKRVLYKKVAKSQYTDGVRVNLEFHSEFNPPSSEFYAGKGQSRPITVRFNNKVFQAKYLHENPASSNRDMQSIRFSKELRNEFRNVTPDTTGYFSIKIGPSLKEFAFDIVTADNLTETESFAKMFLQQQQKGILTDNDIDRIRRERLKEFDQNQIGGRQEISNRSVNKSDPILKEDIKQLYRYKCQICSEQIRKVGWAEGLTKQQEFEYLSADAHHVVPLEDHGLDTPGNIICVCPNCHRRLHTWEMIIEFVSGEPVCRNQITGELMSMVVDQDHGFGCQMKK; encoded by the coding sequence ATGAATCTTAATTACCCTCATCATTCCAAATTCTTAAAATCATGCGAAGCTGTCATTAAGAATGAGAAGGAATCCCTTTCTGAAGGCCAACTGATTTCGATATACCTCCCGAAAGGTGGATACCCTAGAAAGGCCGAGATCATAATTTCTCCCACTGATACGAAATTCTTTTCCACTGACTGGATAAGCTCACATCCATCTCGGTTCTCATCAAGAATCAGGGCAGCGGCATTAGCTCTTCATAACCAAGGCTGTTTTGGCAGGTTCCAAGTCTCCCACTACGATGGGCTGCTTAGGATTAAATCACTTAATGTTAAAAGGGTCCTCTATAAAAAGGTTGCGAAATCACAATATACAGATGGCGTTAGGGTTAACCTGGAATTCCATAGCGAGTTTAATCCGCCATCTAGCGAGTTTTACGCAGGCAAAGGGCAATCCCGCCCTATTACTGTCAGGTTTAACAACAAGGTATTTCAGGCAAAGTATTTACATGAGAACCCTGCATCTTCTAATAGAGACATGCAGTCAATCAGGTTCTCGAAGGAACTGAGGAATGAATTCAGAAATGTAACACCTGATACAACTGGATACTTTTCTATAAAAATCGGCCCATCTCTCAAAGAATTCGCTTTCGATATTGTTACTGCCGATAACCTCACTGAAACTGAATCTTTTGCAAAAATGTTTCTACAGCAACAGCAAAAAGGTATTCTTACGGATAATGACATAGACAGGATCAGAAGAGAAAGGCTTAAAGAATTTGACCAAAACCAAATTGGAGGTAGACAGGAAATCTCTAACCGGTCAGTCAATAAAAGCGACCCGATCCTGAAGGAAGATATAAAGCAGCTGTACCGTTATAAATGCCAAATATGCAGTGAGCAGATACGAAAGGTTGGTTGGGCTGAAGGACTAACCAAACAGCAGGAATTTGAATACCTGTCTGCCGATGCCCATCACGTTGTTCCTCTTGAAGATCACGGGTTAGATACACCTGGCAACATTATCTGTGTATGCCCGAATTGCCACAGGAGGTTACATACCTGGGAGATGATCATTGAGTTTGTAAGTGGGGAACCGGTTTGCCGTAATCAAATTACTGGGGAATTGATGTCGATGGTAGTTGATCAGGATCATGGATTTGGTTGTCAAATGAAGAAATAA
- a CDS encoding HNH endonuclease, which yields MAEKTPYSRSPESTSREKTMRKKLAPELLSNLGKIISDRLVRGMHFIEVQPNSGPSLVIWVKCAWKPGKFGNCAVQLDFPGKDKRANTAKDTIRVVDEKAIRARERGATHLLMLAADNEGHKALAANIVPIEKITHLTKECLSIDESLTRNGASPSIYVVAHGERQTKIVNKVRRLSTDLLNIIEDTILFSDAIDDLVSYPIGSISPEKKVISSGSYSRDPAVRTYVLNKADGQCEYCGEVGFLLSDGVSRYLESHHIIALADAGQDTIGNVIALCPKHHREAHYGLKRNDLESQMLKIVKKRN from the coding sequence ATGGCTGAAAAAACGCCTTATTCAAGAAGTCCCGAAAGCACTTCTCGTGAAAAAACCATGAGAAAAAAACTTGCACCAGAATTACTTAGCAATCTGGGAAAAATAATATCAGATCGTTTAGTAAGAGGAATGCATTTCATTGAAGTTCAACCAAACAGTGGCCCATCTCTTGTAATTTGGGTGAAATGTGCTTGGAAACCTGGAAAGTTTGGAAATTGTGCAGTTCAATTAGATTTCCCTGGAAAAGACAAGCGTGCGAACACAGCAAAGGATACGATAAGAGTCGTAGATGAAAAAGCAATTCGTGCACGCGAGCGCGGAGCCACCCATTTACTGATGCTTGCTGCGGATAATGAAGGTCATAAAGCTCTAGCGGCAAATATAGTGCCAATTGAAAAAATAACCCATCTCACCAAAGAATGTCTTTCCATTGATGAATCGCTGACTCGCAATGGAGCATCTCCAAGTATTTATGTAGTAGCCCATGGAGAACGACAAACAAAAATAGTAAATAAAGTCAGAAGATTATCTACAGATCTTCTTAACATAATTGAAGACACTATTTTATTCTCAGATGCAATTGATGATTTGGTTTCATACCCAATTGGTTCTATATCACCGGAAAAGAAAGTAATTAGTTCAGGCTCTTATTCGAGAGACCCTGCAGTCCGAACATATGTGTTAAATAAAGCAGATGGTCAATGTGAATACTGCGGTGAGGTTGGCTTTCTACTTAGTGATGGTGTTTCTCGATATTTAGAAAGTCACCACATAATAGCTCTTGCAGATGCAGGGCAAGATACCATTGGCAATGTCATTGCGCTATGCCCGAAACATCATCGGGAAGCACACTATGGGTTAAAAAGGAATGATCTTGAATCTCAGATGCTTAAAATTGTGAAAAAACGGAACTAG
- a CDS encoding IS91 family transposase: MDIKSLINKYFDLYMIRHGGNAIPEQLRALRDIQQCRTPQSGELYARCPDCQHGEWRPLSCGNRHCPTCLNHQTSSWLDKQQAKLMPVPYFLATFTLPYELRYLAYGHQKTVYSLMFKCVAEVLRSFAANPKHLGAEIGMTMILHTHARDLSFHPHIHVLIPGGGIDKRFGKWRKVKNDYLFNGFALAKTFRGKFLDMLKSTGLSLPQNLPEKWVAHCECVGNGFPALKYLARYLYRGVISEKNIVASHNGNVTFKYRDSRTDELRYSTVKAEDFLNILVKHVLPRGFRRVRDYGFLHANARKIRTLIQLILHVFTPIVPKQRQRPKYSCPKCKAAMLVIRFRFDYGRSG, from the coding sequence ATGGACATTAAATCACTCATCAACAAATACTTCGACCTGTACATGATTCGTCATGGCGGCAATGCCATCCCAGAGCAACTGAGGGCTTTGAGGGACATACAGCAGTGTCGAACCCCTCAATCTGGCGAACTCTATGCACGATGCCCTGATTGCCAGCATGGAGAATGGCGCCCCCTCTCGTGCGGCAACCGCCACTGCCCAACCTGCCTCAATCACCAGACCAGTTCCTGGCTTGATAAACAGCAGGCGAAGCTCATGCCGGTCCCCTACTTCCTGGCCACCTTTACCTTACCATATGAACTGCGATACCTGGCATACGGGCACCAGAAAACTGTCTATTCCCTGATGTTCAAATGCGTCGCTGAAGTCCTTAGATCCTTTGCTGCGAACCCAAAACATCTTGGAGCGGAGATCGGCATGACCATGATCCTGCACACCCACGCGCGAGACCTCTCGTTTCACCCCCACATTCATGTACTCATCCCTGGCGGCGGTATAGATAAACGATTCGGCAAGTGGAGAAAGGTGAAAAATGACTATCTCTTCAATGGATTTGCCCTGGCCAAAACCTTCCGCGGCAAATTCCTCGACATGCTGAAATCAACAGGCCTGTCCCTGCCTCAAAATCTGCCTGAAAAGTGGGTTGCCCATTGTGAATGCGTGGGCAATGGCTTCCCGGCCCTGAAATATCTGGCCAGATATCTCTATCGAGGCGTCATCAGCGAGAAAAATATTGTGGCAAGTCACAACGGAAATGTCACTTTCAAGTACCGTGACAGTAGGACTGATGAGCTAAGATATTCCACAGTAAAAGCAGAGGATTTCCTGAACATCCTGGTCAAGCATGTCCTGCCGAGAGGCTTCAGACGCGTGCGGGATTACGGTTTTCTGCACGCCAATGCCAGAAAAATCAGAACCCTCATTCAGCTTATACTGCATGTCTTTACCCCAATAGTGCCAAAACAGCGGCAAAGGCCAAAGTATTCCTGCCCAAAATGCAAGGCGGCTATGCTGGTGATACGCTTTCGATTCGACTACGGCAGATCAGGATAA
- a CDS encoding endonuclease, translated as MIQASRFILGTVLVAVMATSAAAQNQSIDSFNKAKRYLEREVYTDYRKTIYCDADYDEKKYINPPIGFISEKYVKRSKKVEWEHIVPAENFGRIFVEWRDGDQACVDSKGKSFKGRNCARKVNTAFRYMESDLHNLFPAIGSVNALRSNYNFTVLPEAYPTFGSCDMRIEGRKAHPPEIARGQIARTYLYMDSTYSRYSMSKSQRKLMETWDTMYPVTGWECKRVSRIKQIQGNDNPFVSNE; from the coding sequence ATGATACAAGCAAGCAGATTCATATTAGGAACAGTACTCGTAGCTGTTATGGCTACCAGTGCAGCAGCCCAAAACCAGAGCATAGATTCATTCAATAAGGCTAAGAGATATCTGGAAAGAGAGGTCTACACTGACTATAGGAAGACCATCTATTGCGATGCTGACTACGACGAGAAGAAGTACATCAACCCACCTATTGGGTTTATCTCAGAAAAGTATGTTAAGAGATCAAAGAAGGTTGAATGGGAGCATATAGTTCCAGCAGAGAACTTTGGTCGTATATTCGTGGAATGGAGAGATGGAGACCAGGCATGCGTAGATAGTAAAGGGAAATCTTTTAAGGGGAGAAATTGTGCTAGGAAGGTAAACACTGCGTTCAGGTATATGGAGTCTGACCTACATAACCTCTTTCCTGCTATTGGATCAGTTAATGCCTTACGCAGTAATTACAACTTCACAGTACTTCCTGAGGCTTATCCAACCTTTGGATCATGTGATATGAGGATAGAGGGAAGAAAGGCTCATCCACCAGAGATAGCAAGAGGGCAGATCGCAAGGACTTACTTATACATGGACTCCACTTATTCACGGTACAGCATGAGCAAGAGCCAGAGAAAACTCATGGAGACGTGGGATACGATGTATCCGGTAACAGGCTGGGAGTGTAAAAGGGTATCTCGTATCAAACAGATCCAAGGAAACGATAACCCTTTCGTGTCTAACGAATAA
- a CDS encoding IS1595 family transposase has protein sequence MAKRSDIHFQSGVSLFDFQLQYGTEEQCLARLFRHKWPKGYRCPKCSHDKYYFIRSRSLYQCRKCRHQASLLTGTIFASTKMPLTIWFLAIYLISQSKEGVSSLKLRRFLGISQTAAMRIKHKIQMVMKFSDDSKRLGGFVQVDDVYWGGKRGRGAEGKTPFIAAIQRNKKGHPMYIRFSRIAGFDSNSMKNWGDKHLEASTVIVSDGLPCFQNFNNQGHHQFSIKTTGRYGDPDFHVFDWLNTVIVNVKNSIVGTYHGLNHRHLPRYLAEFCYRFNRRFDLQRLLQTLIYHASQTAAIPERQLRLAEDWW, from the coding sequence ATGGCTAAACGAAGCGACATTCACTTTCAATCAGGGGTCAGTTTGTTTGATTTTCAATTGCAATACGGTACAGAGGAGCAATGCCTTGCTCGATTATTCCGCCATAAGTGGCCTAAAGGATATCGCTGTCCGAAATGTAGTCATGACAAGTACTACTTCATTCGATCGCGGTCTTTGTACCAATGTCGTAAGTGTAGGCACCAGGCCTCGTTACTAACCGGCACCATATTCGCGTCGACCAAGATGCCCTTAACAATCTGGTTTCTCGCTATTTACCTAATAAGTCAGTCAAAGGAAGGTGTATCCTCTCTGAAATTACGACGTTTTCTTGGTATTTCGCAAACAGCTGCCATGCGTATTAAGCATAAGATCCAGATGGTTATGAAGTTTTCTGACGATTCAAAACGCCTCGGAGGTTTTGTACAAGTCGATGATGTCTATTGGGGTGGAAAGCGTGGGCGAGGTGCTGAAGGAAAAACACCATTTATCGCTGCAATCCAACGTAATAAGAAAGGCCACCCGATGTATATTCGTTTCAGCCGAATCGCTGGTTTTGATTCCAACAGTATGAAGAACTGGGGCGATAAACATCTTGAAGCTTCAACAGTGATTGTTTCTGATGGCCTACCTTGCTTCCAGAACTTCAACAATCAGGGGCATCACCAGTTTTCAATCAAAACAACAGGAAGATATGGAGACCCTGACTTTCATGTTTTCGATTGGCTGAACACCGTGATAGTTAATGTTAAGAACTCGATTGTCGGAACGTATCACGGTTTAAATCATAGGCATTTACCTCGATACTTGGCTGAATTCTGTTATCGTTTTAATCGTCGATTTGATCTTCAACGTTTATTGCAAACTCTTATTTATCATGCGTCACAAACTGCCGCGATTCCAGAGCGCCAACTTAGGCTTGCTGAGGATTGGTGGTAA
- a CDS encoding restriction endonuclease — translation MWTFDGVITSACDNCGDIQNNNVSDFSIECYGGDYKENGMGAQNNYQLLFEFNCPRCHSEITLDFDATEYPIDFLSYVINNSNGASCSNEPYITHLDDEAIYTFPEPEIIVPESRIITDINLIRANIPDLIRFLSQNPQHIHSLTPREFEEIIAEIFRAKGFEVTLTAKTRDGGKDIIAIHRNDLGIDTKYFIECKRYAPENKVGVEIVRALHGVKNTVGAPNKVILATTSSFTSGAVDFVQNQAPSTWDISLKDYNDILQWMRLY, via the coding sequence ATGTGGACTTTTGACGGAGTGATTACCTCTGCATGTGATAACTGTGGAGATATCCAAAATAATAATGTTTCAGATTTCAGTATTGAGTGTTATGGAGGTGATTACAAAGAGAATGGGATGGGAGCTCAAAATAATTATCAGCTCCTCTTTGAATTCAATTGCCCAAGGTGCCATAGTGAAATTACTTTGGATTTTGACGCTACAGAATATCCAATCGATTTTCTGAGTTATGTTATTAACAATTCGAATGGTGCATCTTGTTCAAATGAACCATATATAACCCATCTTGATGATGAAGCTATTTATACTTTCCCTGAACCTGAAATAATAGTTCCTGAAAGTCGTATTATTACAGATATCAACCTTATCAGGGCAAATATTCCTGACTTAATAAGGTTTTTGAGTCAAAACCCGCAGCACATACATTCTTTAACACCAAGAGAGTTTGAGGAAATTATCGCTGAAATATTTAGAGCGAAGGGTTTTGAAGTAACATTGACTGCAAAAACAAGGGATGGTGGTAAAGACATAATCGCAATACATAGAAATGATCTTGGTATAGACACTAAATACTTCATCGAATGTAAAAGGTATGCTCCAGAGAATAAGGTTGGCGTTGAGATTGTAAGAGCGTTGCATGGTGTCAAGAATACTGTAGGCGCGCCAAACAAGGTGATACTCGCTACAACATCAAGTTTTACTAGTGGAGCAGTGGATTTTGTACAAAACCAAGCCCCGAGCACGTGGGATATATCTCTCAAAGATTACAATGACATCTTGCAATGGATGAGATTGTATTAG
- the tnpC gene encoding IS66 family transposase, with the protein MNFDTANLPDDPAELKRLLVETQRRYERETELLREQVRLLYAKLFGKKSEKGGAEAGVMQLPLFDMPEPEVEPVAEVVEVPEHTRAKRGRKPLPANLPRVEIVHDIPEDDKVCNCGAELDRIGEDISEKLDIVPAIIRVVRHIRPKYACKACEGLESEGPVVKIAPPPKQIISKGIATAGLLAHILTAKFCDALPFYRQERQFSRLGAEIPRATMANWAMKAAGACTPLLELLWREIHSGPLINIDETSVQVLAEPGRSPTTKSYMWICRGGDPHHPGLIYHYAPSRSAKIARELLAGYRGAVQSDGYAGYDFLDTQPNIAHAGCWAHVRRKFVDAQKGRGKTKKAGSTDVALNYIRQIYAIEKEAAKQGLADEDLLALRRKKARPILEDFFLWLSKKSSQVTPKSLLGSAVNYTLNQWKRLLVYLDIPEMTPDNNAAENAIRPFVVGRKNWLFAGTQEGAKASAVIYSLVETAKANNLEPYNYLRYLFEKLPFAESRSELLKLLPMNLKADDLRIAGNVSGV; encoded by the coding sequence ATGAATTTCGATACAGCAAACCTTCCTGATGACCCGGCAGAACTCAAACGACTTCTCGTTGAAACCCAACGTCGTTACGAGCGGGAAACCGAGCTTTTACGAGAGCAGGTTCGTCTACTCTATGCCAAACTGTTTGGCAAAAAAAGTGAAAAAGGAGGAGCCGAAGCAGGCGTGATGCAACTGCCTCTCTTTGACATGCCTGAACCTGAGGTTGAGCCAGTTGCCGAGGTTGTTGAAGTCCCTGAACATACTCGAGCGAAACGAGGCCGCAAGCCGTTACCGGCTAACCTGCCCAGGGTCGAAATCGTACATGACATTCCCGAAGATGATAAAGTCTGCAATTGTGGGGCGGAGCTGGATCGTATAGGTGAGGATATTTCCGAAAAGTTGGATATCGTCCCAGCTATTATACGGGTTGTGCGTCATATTCGCCCTAAATATGCTTGTAAAGCCTGTGAAGGATTGGAGTCTGAAGGGCCAGTGGTGAAAATTGCACCACCGCCAAAGCAGATTATCAGCAAGGGAATTGCTACCGCGGGCTTACTCGCCCATATACTTACTGCAAAATTCTGTGATGCACTGCCATTTTACCGGCAGGAAAGACAATTTTCCCGGCTGGGAGCTGAAATACCCAGGGCAACCATGGCTAATTGGGCAATGAAAGCTGCCGGTGCCTGCACACCACTTCTTGAACTGCTGTGGCGAGAGATTCATTCCGGTCCGTTAATCAATATCGATGAAACCTCGGTTCAGGTTCTGGCTGAACCGGGGCGGTCACCAACAACTAAATCGTATATGTGGATATGTCGCGGTGGTGATCCACATCATCCCGGCCTGATCTATCATTATGCTCCAAGTCGTTCAGCCAAAATTGCAAGGGAGCTGCTTGCGGGATATCGTGGAGCCGTGCAATCAGATGGTTACGCTGGGTACGACTTTCTTGATACGCAACCGAATATTGCCCACGCTGGCTGTTGGGCTCATGTTCGCCGTAAATTTGTTGATGCACAAAAAGGTCGTGGCAAAACCAAAAAGGCGGGCAGCACCGATGTAGCGCTGAACTATATTCGACAAATTTATGCAATTGAAAAAGAGGCAGCTAAACAAGGTCTTGCAGATGAAGACCTGCTTGCCTTGCGTCGAAAAAAGGCTCGGCCGATTCTGGAAGATTTCTTCCTTTGGCTGAGCAAAAAGTCTAGCCAAGTGACACCGAAGAGTTTGCTTGGATCTGCGGTGAATTATACCCTCAACCAGTGGAAACGCTTATTGGTCTACCTCGATATTCCTGAAATGACGCCGGACAATAATGCCGCTGAGAACGCAATACGCCCATTTGTCGTTGGCAGAAAAAACTGGCTGTTTGCAGGAACACAGGAAGGTGCTAAGGCGAGCGCCGTGATCTATAGCCTGGTTGAAACAGCCAAGGCCAATAATTTGGAACCGTATAACTACCTTCGATATCTATTTGAAAAATTACCGTTTGCAGAATCTCGTTCAGAGCTGTTGAAACTTTTGCCGATGAATTTAAAAGCTGACGATCTACGAATAGCTGGAAATGTGAGTGGGGTTTAA